In a single window of the Clarias gariepinus isolate MV-2021 ecotype Netherlands chromosome 16, CGAR_prim_01v2, whole genome shotgun sequence genome:
- the map3k14a gene encoding mitogen-activated protein kinase kinase kinase 14 isoform X2 — translation MAVVQRIFNSTQPFSMSTNQPQLKVHGCLASSPEPQSPVTTGKDDKQHKLTEWPNFQLLKVISHGTAKHIGTGPLDTEKPSIIAQAECESQDSQEFCPNSRHKIVYTGACKNTYTGLSLQHGVVSHRQPRKKRRKRQRRREGQQRDGGSERVRERRLTRVPQQDSGEFGECSYITSTNSRSAISTESLSVQETAAPSYSSHPGLIDTRLTSKSWSCLYSPAHGLESYSQESESERSPDPDSPLISEAECSLALAGLRNNVSQAECSFASAFAKQMVRDVKEREDEDGDDETEESDWNEGILFKEELQPQDYEYREGRDYELRDLLKQGSFGTVYSIRDKSSGFVCAAKKVPLKHFRSEEVGSWSALQSPHVVEFFGFVREGQSVILFMDLKPGSLGQLLAQRGRLPEDLSLHYMHQVLGALEHLHKRRILHLDVKVDNVLLSEDGKNTFLCDFGESERLDLYGFSPSQALKGTETHMSPEVARGEKRCAKADVWSSCCMLLHMLNGCQPWTRYYSRPLYLKIAEELPPLREIPPDCSPHTADVIKLGLQRESSRRASSKDLRVQTAKALKQLGGLRSPVRGGAYQKPLGKPERCELSPFSDSSVQQWMGPGQESRERTRLTAEPKRYRQRVGKVEEVKEENDTEEEMVLRKESCLAPSPPLYFHSPPPESHKPTEQELRKLEREFFLSSLSQPHSAELQEQLLSCLGSDCLSSRDPGDKKDSGRWSVGPGDDLSSGVFSYNSQSDGQSFSMDWLGPAHQPPPRCFEGVDVCIRDFNGRCLRIRETPRVKVGHIAIGISDQISESVFSLQTEDGSLVPHDKQVQEAGLFLRCVPAPDPTHFPWHRQNSCCNMAWSWRIRDGRLETRN, via the exons ATGGCGGTGGTACAGAGGATCTTTAACTCCACCCAGCCCTTCTCCATGTCCACGAACCAGCCTCAACTCAAGGTCCACGGCTGCCTCGCTTCCAGCCCCGAGCCTCAGTCGCCGGTCACCACTGGGAAGGACGATAAACAGCACAAGCTGACAGAATGGCCCAACTTCCAACTCCTGAAGGTCATCTCACATGGCACTGCCAAGCACATAGGCACTGGACCTCTGGACACCGAGAAGCCCTCCATCATCGCCCAGGCAGAgt GTGAATCTCAGGACTCGCAGGAATTCTGTCCCAACAGCAG ACATAAAATTGTGTACACTGGGGCTTGTAAAAATACGTACACGGGCCTGTCCCTCCAACACGGCGTGGTCTCTCACCGGCAGCCGAGGAAGAAGCGACGGAAGAGACAGCGGCGGAGGGAGGGCCAACAGAGGGACGGAGGgagcgagagagtgagagaaagaagaCTAACTAGAGTGCCGCAACAGGACAGCGGAGAG TTTGGAGAGTGTAGCTACATAACCAGCACCAACAGCAGAAGCGCAATAAGCACCGAGAGCCTGTCCGTGCAGGAGACAGCGGCGCCCTCCTACTCGTCTCACCCGGGCCTCATCGACACCCGGCTCACTTCCAAATCCTGGAGTTGCCTCTACAGTCCCGCACATGGCCTGGAGTCCTACAGCcaagagagcgagagcgagCGCTCGCCTGATCCCGACTCGCCGCTCATCAGCGAAGCCGAATGCTCCCTAGCGCTCGCGGGCCTCAGGAACAACGTCTCCCAGGCCGAGTGCTCCTTCGCCTCGGCGTTCGCCAAACAGATGGTCCGAGACGTGAAGGAACGGGAGGATGAGGACGGAGACGACGAGACGGAAGAGAGCGACTGGAACGAAGGCATCCTCTTCAAAGAG gaGCTCCAGCCCCAGGACTATGAATATCGAGAGGGAAGGGATTACGAGCTCCGTGATTTACTGAAGCAAGGCTCGTTCGGCACCGTCTACAGCATCCGAGACAAATCCAGCGGCTTCGTGTGTGCCGCCAAGAAG GTGCCGCTAAAACATTTCAGAAGTGAGGAGGTGGGCTCGTGGAGTGCCCTCCAGTCTCCTCACGTGGTGGAATTCTTCGGATTTGTCCGAGAGGGTCAATCCGTCATCCTGTTCATGGATCTCAAACCAG gttctctggGGCAGCTTTTGGCACAAAGGGGTCGCCTGCCCGAGGATCTCAGCCTGCATTATATGCATCAGGTCCTGGGGGCGCTAGAGCACCTGCACAAGAGACGCATCCTACACCTGGACGTCAAAG TCGATAATGTGTTGTTGTCCGAGGATgggaaaaacacatttctgtGCGACTTCGGCGAGTCAGAACGGCTAGACCTGTATGGATTCAGTCCTTCCCAAG cTCTAAAGGGGACAGAGACTCACATGTCTCCGGAGGTGGCGCGTGGAGAGAAGCGCTGTGCCAAGGCAGACGTCTGGAGCAGCTGCTGCATGCTACTGCACATGCTCAATGGATGCCAGCCGTGGACGCGCTACTACTCCCGCCCACTCTACCTCAAA ATCGCTGAGGAGCTGCCGCCCCTGAGAGAGATCCCACCCGACTGCAGCCCTCACACGGCTGACGTCATCAAACTGGGGCTGCAAAGAGAGTCGAGCCGGAGAGCCTCGTCCAAGGATCTCAGAGTTCAAACAGCTAAAGCGCTTAAACAAC TGGGAGGTCTCCGGAGCCCAGTAAGGGGAGGAGCTTATCAAAAGCCACTTGGGAAGCCAGAAAGGTGTGAGCTCAGCCCCTTCTCCGATAGCTCTGTGCAGCAGTGGATGGGCCCAGGGCAGGAGTCGAGAGAGCGGACTAGACTGACGGCTGAGCCGAAGCGCTACAGACAACGGGTGGGGAAAGTGGAGGAGGTGAAGGAGGAGAATGACACGGAGGAAGAGATGGTGTTGAGAAAAGAGAGCTGCCTTGCTCCATCTCCACCACTGTACTTTCATTCTCCACCTCCCGAGTCGCACAAACCCACAGAGCAGGAGCTTCGCAAACTCGAGAGGG AATTTTTCCTGAGCAGTCTGTCTCAGCCGCACTCGGCCGAGCTCCAGGAGCAGCTTCTTTCCTGCCTGGGTAGTGACTGCCTTTCTAGCAGGGACCCCGGAgacaaaaag GACTCCGGGCGCTGGTCTGTCGGCCCCGGGGATGATCTCAGCTCTGGCGTGTTTTCTTACAACAGCCAATCGGATGGCCAGAGCTTCAGTATGGATTGGCTTGGCCCCGCCCACCAGCCCCCACCACGCTGCTTTGAGG GGGTGGACGTCTGCATCAGGGACTTTAACGGGCGATGTCTCCGTATCCGTGAAACCCCGCGTGTAAAAGTCGGTCACATCGCCATAGGAATCAGCGATCAG ATCTCTGAGAGCGTGTTCAGTCTACAGACCGAGGATGGTTCTTTGGTGCCCCACGATAAGCAGGTACAGGAAGCTGGGCTCTTCCTGCGCTGTGTCCCCGCCCCTGACCCCACCCACTTTCCGTGGCACAGACAGAACTCTTGCTGCAACATGGCATGGAGCTGGAGGATCAGGGACGGGAGGCTGGAGACCAGGAACTGA
- the baxa gene encoding BCL2 associated X, apoptosis regulator a isoform X1, protein MAAALSGGGDGGSSNDQILEIGAVLLKEFIYERVSRHGDSSAVVSRNELGGSELCDPTHKKLAQCLQQIGDELDNHADLQRMLSDSSLQPTQDVFVKVAREIFSDGKFNWGRVVALFYFACRLVIKALLTKIPDIIRTIINWTLDYLREHVINWIREQGGWEGIRSYFGTPTWQTVGVFLAGVLTTVVVMRKM, encoded by the exons ATGGCAGCGGCGCTGTCAGGAGGAGGCGATGGGG GCAGCAGCAATGACCAAATACTGGAAATCGGAGCTGTGTTGCTGAAGGA GTTTATTTACGAGCGAGTTAGTCGTCATGGTGACAGCAGCGCTGTTGTGTCGCGGAACGAACTGGGTGGGAGTGAGCTGTGCGACCCCACCCATAAGAAACTTGCTCAGTGTTTACAGCAGATTGGGGACGAGCTGGACAACCATGCAGACCTGCAGAG AATGCTATCTGACTCATCGCTCCAGCCGACTCAAGACGTGTTTGTGAAGGTGGCACGCGAGATCTTCTCAGATGGGAAGTTTAACTGGGGCAGAGTGGTGGCGCTTTTCTACTTCGCCTGTCGACTGGTGATCAAg GCTCTTCTGACAAAAATTCCAGACATCATCAGGACCATCATCAACTGGACGCTGGACTACCTGCGGGAACACGTGATTAATTGGATTAGAGAACAGGGAGGATGG GAGGGCATCCGCTCCTACTTCGGCACACCGACCTGGCAGACAGTGGGCGTCTTTCTGGCCGGAGTCCTCACCACCGTTGTGGTCATGCGCaagatgtga
- the map3k14a gene encoding mitogen-activated protein kinase kinase kinase 14 isoform X1, translating into MAVVQRIFNSTQPFSMSTNQPQLKVHGCLASSPEPQSPVTTGKDDKQHKLTEWPNFQLLKVISHGTAKHIGTGPLDTEKPSIIAQAECESQDSQEFCPNSRHKIVYTGACKNTYTGLSLQHGVVSHRQPRKKRRKRQRRREGQQRDGGSERVRERRLTRVPQQDSGEVRWTQFGECSYITSTNSRSAISTESLSVQETAAPSYSSHPGLIDTRLTSKSWSCLYSPAHGLESYSQESESERSPDPDSPLISEAECSLALAGLRNNVSQAECSFASAFAKQMVRDVKEREDEDGDDETEESDWNEGILFKEELQPQDYEYREGRDYELRDLLKQGSFGTVYSIRDKSSGFVCAAKKVPLKHFRSEEVGSWSALQSPHVVEFFGFVREGQSVILFMDLKPGSLGQLLAQRGRLPEDLSLHYMHQVLGALEHLHKRRILHLDVKVDNVLLSEDGKNTFLCDFGESERLDLYGFSPSQALKGTETHMSPEVARGEKRCAKADVWSSCCMLLHMLNGCQPWTRYYSRPLYLKIAEELPPLREIPPDCSPHTADVIKLGLQRESSRRASSKDLRVQTAKALKQLGGLRSPVRGGAYQKPLGKPERCELSPFSDSSVQQWMGPGQESRERTRLTAEPKRYRQRVGKVEEVKEENDTEEEMVLRKESCLAPSPPLYFHSPPPESHKPTEQELRKLEREFFLSSLSQPHSAELQEQLLSCLGSDCLSSRDPGDKKDSGRWSVGPGDDLSSGVFSYNSQSDGQSFSMDWLGPAHQPPPRCFEGVDVCIRDFNGRCLRIRETPRVKVGHIAIGISDQISESVFSLQTEDGSLVPHDKQVQEAGLFLRCVPAPDPTHFPWHRQNSCCNMAWSWRIRDGRLETRN; encoded by the exons ATGGCGGTGGTACAGAGGATCTTTAACTCCACCCAGCCCTTCTCCATGTCCACGAACCAGCCTCAACTCAAGGTCCACGGCTGCCTCGCTTCCAGCCCCGAGCCTCAGTCGCCGGTCACCACTGGGAAGGACGATAAACAGCACAAGCTGACAGAATGGCCCAACTTCCAACTCCTGAAGGTCATCTCACATGGCACTGCCAAGCACATAGGCACTGGACCTCTGGACACCGAGAAGCCCTCCATCATCGCCCAGGCAGAgt GTGAATCTCAGGACTCGCAGGAATTCTGTCCCAACAGCAG ACATAAAATTGTGTACACTGGGGCTTGTAAAAATACGTACACGGGCCTGTCCCTCCAACACGGCGTGGTCTCTCACCGGCAGCCGAGGAAGAAGCGACGGAAGAGACAGCGGCGGAGGGAGGGCCAACAGAGGGACGGAGGgagcgagagagtgagagaaagaagaCTAACTAGAGTGCCGCAACAGGACAGCGGAGAGGTGAGATGGACGCAG TTTGGAGAGTGTAGCTACATAACCAGCACCAACAGCAGAAGCGCAATAAGCACCGAGAGCCTGTCCGTGCAGGAGACAGCGGCGCCCTCCTACTCGTCTCACCCGGGCCTCATCGACACCCGGCTCACTTCCAAATCCTGGAGTTGCCTCTACAGTCCCGCACATGGCCTGGAGTCCTACAGCcaagagagcgagagcgagCGCTCGCCTGATCCCGACTCGCCGCTCATCAGCGAAGCCGAATGCTCCCTAGCGCTCGCGGGCCTCAGGAACAACGTCTCCCAGGCCGAGTGCTCCTTCGCCTCGGCGTTCGCCAAACAGATGGTCCGAGACGTGAAGGAACGGGAGGATGAGGACGGAGACGACGAGACGGAAGAGAGCGACTGGAACGAAGGCATCCTCTTCAAAGAG gaGCTCCAGCCCCAGGACTATGAATATCGAGAGGGAAGGGATTACGAGCTCCGTGATTTACTGAAGCAAGGCTCGTTCGGCACCGTCTACAGCATCCGAGACAAATCCAGCGGCTTCGTGTGTGCCGCCAAGAAG GTGCCGCTAAAACATTTCAGAAGTGAGGAGGTGGGCTCGTGGAGTGCCCTCCAGTCTCCTCACGTGGTGGAATTCTTCGGATTTGTCCGAGAGGGTCAATCCGTCATCCTGTTCATGGATCTCAAACCAG gttctctggGGCAGCTTTTGGCACAAAGGGGTCGCCTGCCCGAGGATCTCAGCCTGCATTATATGCATCAGGTCCTGGGGGCGCTAGAGCACCTGCACAAGAGACGCATCCTACACCTGGACGTCAAAG TCGATAATGTGTTGTTGTCCGAGGATgggaaaaacacatttctgtGCGACTTCGGCGAGTCAGAACGGCTAGACCTGTATGGATTCAGTCCTTCCCAAG cTCTAAAGGGGACAGAGACTCACATGTCTCCGGAGGTGGCGCGTGGAGAGAAGCGCTGTGCCAAGGCAGACGTCTGGAGCAGCTGCTGCATGCTACTGCACATGCTCAATGGATGCCAGCCGTGGACGCGCTACTACTCCCGCCCACTCTACCTCAAA ATCGCTGAGGAGCTGCCGCCCCTGAGAGAGATCCCACCCGACTGCAGCCCTCACACGGCTGACGTCATCAAACTGGGGCTGCAAAGAGAGTCGAGCCGGAGAGCCTCGTCCAAGGATCTCAGAGTTCAAACAGCTAAAGCGCTTAAACAAC TGGGAGGTCTCCGGAGCCCAGTAAGGGGAGGAGCTTATCAAAAGCCACTTGGGAAGCCAGAAAGGTGTGAGCTCAGCCCCTTCTCCGATAGCTCTGTGCAGCAGTGGATGGGCCCAGGGCAGGAGTCGAGAGAGCGGACTAGACTGACGGCTGAGCCGAAGCGCTACAGACAACGGGTGGGGAAAGTGGAGGAGGTGAAGGAGGAGAATGACACGGAGGAAGAGATGGTGTTGAGAAAAGAGAGCTGCCTTGCTCCATCTCCACCACTGTACTTTCATTCTCCACCTCCCGAGTCGCACAAACCCACAGAGCAGGAGCTTCGCAAACTCGAGAGGG AATTTTTCCTGAGCAGTCTGTCTCAGCCGCACTCGGCCGAGCTCCAGGAGCAGCTTCTTTCCTGCCTGGGTAGTGACTGCCTTTCTAGCAGGGACCCCGGAgacaaaaag GACTCCGGGCGCTGGTCTGTCGGCCCCGGGGATGATCTCAGCTCTGGCGTGTTTTCTTACAACAGCCAATCGGATGGCCAGAGCTTCAGTATGGATTGGCTTGGCCCCGCCCACCAGCCCCCACCACGCTGCTTTGAGG GGGTGGACGTCTGCATCAGGGACTTTAACGGGCGATGTCTCCGTATCCGTGAAACCCCGCGTGTAAAAGTCGGTCACATCGCCATAGGAATCAGCGATCAG ATCTCTGAGAGCGTGTTCAGTCTACAGACCGAGGATGGTTCTTTGGTGCCCCACGATAAGCAGGTACAGGAAGCTGGGCTCTTCCTGCGCTGTGTCCCCGCCCCTGACCCCACCCACTTTCCGTGGCACAGACAGAACTCTTGCTGCAACATGGCATGGAGCTGGAGGATCAGGGACGGGAGGCTGGAGACCAGGAACTGA
- the baxa gene encoding BCL2 associated X, apoptosis regulator a isoform X2 has translation MKCSSNDQILEIGAVLLKEFIYERVSRHGDSSAVVSRNELGGSELCDPTHKKLAQCLQQIGDELDNHADLQRMLSDSSLQPTQDVFVKVAREIFSDGKFNWGRVVALFYFACRLVIKALLTKIPDIIRTIINWTLDYLREHVINWIREQGGWEGIRSYFGTPTWQTVGVFLAGVLTTVVVMRKM, from the exons ATGAAAT GCAGCAGCAATGACCAAATACTGGAAATCGGAGCTGTGTTGCTGAAGGA GTTTATTTACGAGCGAGTTAGTCGTCATGGTGACAGCAGCGCTGTTGTGTCGCGGAACGAACTGGGTGGGAGTGAGCTGTGCGACCCCACCCATAAGAAACTTGCTCAGTGTTTACAGCAGATTGGGGACGAGCTGGACAACCATGCAGACCTGCAGAG AATGCTATCTGACTCATCGCTCCAGCCGACTCAAGACGTGTTTGTGAAGGTGGCACGCGAGATCTTCTCAGATGGGAAGTTTAACTGGGGCAGAGTGGTGGCGCTTTTCTACTTCGCCTGTCGACTGGTGATCAAg GCTCTTCTGACAAAAATTCCAGACATCATCAGGACCATCATCAACTGGACGCTGGACTACCTGCGGGAACACGTGATTAATTGGATTAGAGAACAGGGAGGATGG GAGGGCATCCGCTCCTACTTCGGCACACCGACCTGGCAGACAGTGGGCGTCTTTCTGGCCGGAGTCCTCACCACCGTTGTGGTCATGCGCaagatgtga